In one window of Denticeps clupeoides chromosome 2, fDenClu1.1, whole genome shotgun sequence DNA:
- the zic1 gene encoding zinc finger protein ZIC 1 has protein sequence MLLDAGPQYPTIGVTTFGSSRHHSTGDVGDREVALGINPFADGMGAFKINHGTHDLGSGQTAFSSQAPGYAAAALGHHHHPTHVSSYSTAAFNSTRDFLFRNRGFGDAASAQHSLFASAAGGFAGPHGHSDAAGHLLFPGLHEQAASHATSNVVNGQMRLGFSGDVYGRAEQYGHVASPRSEHYASTQLHGYGPMNMNMAAHHGAGAFFRYMRQPIKQELICKWVEPEQLTNPKKACNKTFSTMHELVTHLTVEHVGGPEQSNHICFWEECSREGKPFKAKYKLVNHIRVHTGEKPFPCPFPGCGKVFARSENLKIHKRTHTGEKPFKCEFEGCDRRFANSSDRKKHMHVHTSDKPYLCKMCDKSYTHPSSLRKHMKVHESSTQGSQPSPAASSGYESSTPPTIVSPSTENQSSSSISPASSTVHHTTSHGALSSNFNEWYV, from the exons ATGCTCCTGGACGCGGGACCGCAGTACCCGACCATCGGGGTGACTACCTTCGGCTCCTCCAGGCATCACTCAACGGGCGACGTCGGCGACAGAGAGGTGGCTCTCGGGATAAATCCGTTCGCCGACGGGATGGGCGCGTTCAAGATCAACCACGGCACCCACGACCTGGGCTCGGGCCAGACGGCGTTCTCCTCGCAGGCGCCCGGCTACGCCGCCGCAGCCCTGggacaccaccaccaccccacgcACGTCAGCTCCTACTCCACCGCCGCCTTCAACTCCACGCGGGACTTCCTCTTCCGGAACCGGGGCTTCGGCGACGCCGCCAGCGCGCAGCACAGCCTCTTCGCCTCCGCCGCGGGGGGCTTCGCGGGGCCCCACGGACACTCGGACGCCGCGGGACACCTGCTCTTCCCCGGACTCCACGAGCAGGCGGCGTCGCACGCCACCTCCAACGTGGTCAACGGCCAGATGCGCCTGGGCTTCTCCGGGGACGTGTACGGCCGGGCCGAGCAGTACGGCCACGTGGCGAGCCCGCGGTCCGAGCACTACGCCTCGACCCAGCTCCACGGCTACGGCcccatgaacatgaacatggcCGCGCACCACGGCGCCGGCGCCTTCTTCCGCTACATGCGGCAGCCCATCAAGCAGGAGCTGATCTGCAAGTGGGTCGAGCCGGAGCAGCTGACCAACCCCAAGAAGGCGTGCAACAAAACTTTCAGCACCATGCACGAGCTGGTCACGCACCTGACGGTGGAGCACGTCGGCGGGCCCGAGCAGTCCAACCACATCTGCTTCTGGGAGGAGTGCTCGCGGGAGGGCAAGCCGTTCAAGGCCAAGTACAAGCTGGTCAACCACATCCGCGTgcacaccggcgagaagccgTTCCCGTGCCCGTTCCCCGGGTGCGGCAAGGTGTTCGCGCGCTCGGAGAACCTCAAGATCCACAAGCGGACGCACACAG gtgAGAAACCTTTTAAGTGCGAGTTCGAGGGCTGCGACAGGCGCTTCGCGAACAGCAGCGACCGTAAGAAACACATGCACGTCCACACGTCGGACAAGCCGTATCTGTGCAAAATGTGCGACAAGTCGTACACGCACCCCAGCTCCCTCCGCAAACACATGAAG GTCCACGAATCGTCCACTCAAGGATCCCAGCCCTCGCCGGCGGCCAGTTCAGGGTACGAGTCGTCCACGCCTCCCACCATCGTCTCCCCCTCCACAGAGAACCAGAGCAGCAGCTCCATATCGCCAGCGTCCTCCACAGTCCACCACACGACCAGCCACGGCGCGCTGTCGTCGAATTTTAACGAATGgtacgtgtaa